Proteins from one Ahaetulla prasina isolate Xishuangbanna chromosome 2, ASM2864084v1, whole genome shotgun sequence genomic window:
- the LOC131192582 gene encoding uncharacterized protein LOC131192582 produces MLYNQARNALTREIRAAKRSYSEKLKNQFSANEPANMWKTLKNITGYGKPPSQAEGNQQLADDLNEFYCRFERKLQPPISTTPISDTPTTAKPPTTDPISLGSQPLVITEKEVQDLFHRQKPGKAPGPDKITPSCLKVCADQLDPIFTHIFNKSLEMCYVPSCFKRSTISPVPKKPTIKELNDYRPVALTSVVMKTFERLVLSYLKTITNPLLDPLQFAYRANR; encoded by the coding sequence atgctgtacaatcaggccagaaatgcactaacaagggagataagagcagcaaaaagaagctactctgaaaagctaaagaatcaattttcagcaaatgaaccagcaaacatgtggaaaactcttaaaaatatcaccggctatggcaaacctccttcccaggctgaaggtaatcaacaactggcagatgacctgaatgagttttactgcaggtttgaaaggaaactacagccacctatctccacaacccccatctcagacacaccaacaacagccaagcctcctacaactgaccccatttcattgggttcacaacccctagtgatcacagaaaaggaagtgcaggacctatttcacagacaaaagccaggaaaagctccaggcccagacaagataactccttcttgcttaaaagtctgtgctgaccaattggaccccatcttcacccatattttcaataaatcactagagatgtgctatgttccttcttgcttcaaacgctctaccatcagcccagtgccgaagaagcccaccatcaaggaactgaatgactacagaccagttgccctaacatctgtagtcatgaaaacctttgaaaggctagtgctttcctacctgaaaaccatcacgaatccgctcttagaccccttgcaatttgcataccgagcaaatagataa